In Limanda limanda chromosome 21, fLimLim1.1, whole genome shotgun sequence, a genomic segment contains:
- the arhgap17a gene encoding rho GTPase-activating protein 17a isoform X3 → MKKQFNRMKQLANQTVGRAEKTEVLSDDLLQIERRMELVRVVSHNTHKRMVSCLQGHIGADAEKRHSVPRLYTGNGQKKLPLTALSQAMVEGGNQLGEDSLIGKMMEVCGEAENRLASELMQHELQIEKDVLDPLSQLAEVDIPNILKQRKQLAKLVLDYDSARARWLQATKSIISGTNTHALTAKADLLKEEVDEAMNKVELCKDQLAADMYSFFSKEGDYARYFVMLLEAQADYHRKSLTLLESVLPTIQAQQDSWTEKPAFGTGLDEHLKRCGREIALPLEACVMMLLETGMKEEGLFRIAAGASKLKKLKAALDCSTSQLEEFYSDPHAVAGALKSYLRELPEPLMNYQLYDEWIQASSVTDPDKRLQALWVVCDKLPKNNKSNLRYLVKFLAKLAQDSETNKMTASNLAIVLGPNLLWAKTEGSLAEIAAATSVHVVTIVEPIIQHADWFFPEEVDFNVSGMFAMPIPASNHNNHLDYDCSTIERKRPGSSMGPENDTTRKDNNPRLRDSTSGPTPLLQRNGSGGGGQSVGHMGTGSSGAGSKGPSPHTLRRGTKKQAPPPPKPANPPPSQPFNSVNHASLSGSSQSLSPTPRPLSSHSPTSPTSPTSQPCATPRRHSSNQPPIQAPSHPPPEPPTPTSPVMPLASLGQSSGDQQSSDPSPPGTPTPPDTPPPSTATQDAVAPPSPSPFQSGSLPRPRPVPKPRNRPNIPPPPQPGPLTGDTNGICATAYKMMDPSMSFKGLSRALVPEFAVEQQPAMSPSSSSSSSSSSSSSSMPPPPKDCDLDTESTVL, encoded by the exons ATGAAGAAGCAGTTCAATCGGATGAAGCAGCTCGCGAATCAAACAGTTGGCAG AGCGGAGAAAACAGAAGTCCTCAGTGATGACCTCCTCCAG ATCGAACGGCGCATGGAGTTGGTGCGGGTGGTGTCCCACAACACGCACAAGAGGATGGTGTCCTGTCTACAGGGACACATCGGTGCGGACGCAGAGAAGAGACAT TCCGTACCACGCCTCTATACAGGAAATGGTCAG aaaaagCTCCCTCTGACAGCTTTGTCCCAAGCGATGGTGGAAGGTGGGAACCAACTGGGAGAAGACTCCTTGATAGG GAAGATGATGGAAGTGTGCGGTGAGGCAGAGAATCGTCTGGCATCAGAATTGATGCAACACGAGCTGCAGATAGAGAAGGACGTTCTGGATCCACTCAGCCAGCTAGCAGAG GTGGACATCCCCAACATCctgaagcagaggaaacagCTGGCCAAGTTAGTGCTGGACTACGATTCCGCCAGAGCAAG ATGGTTGCAGGCAACCAAGTCAATAATCTCAGGAACGAATACACATGCACTGACGGCCAAGGCTGACCTACtcaaggaggaggtggatgaggCCATGAATAAAGTGGAGCTTTGCAAG GATCAACTTGCTGCCGACATGTACAGTTTTTTCTCAAAGGAAGGCGACTATGCCCGTTACTTTGTAATG CTCTTAGAAGCTCAAGCTGATTACCACAGAAAGTCTCTCACTCTTCTGGAGAGCGTCTTGCCCACCATCCAGGCTCAACAAG ACTCGTGGACAGAGAAGCCTGCATTTGGCACGGGGCTGGATGAACACCTGAAGAGATGTGGAAGGGAGATCGCTCTGCCATTAGAGGCCTGCGTCATGATGCTTCTGGAGACTGGCATGaaggaagag gGTCTATTCAGAATCGCAGCAGGAGCGTCCAAGCTAAAGAAGCTAAAGGCGGCACTGGACTGTTCCACTTCCCAACTGGAGGAGTTCTACTCTGACCCCCACGCTGTTGCTG GAGCGCTGAAGTCCTACCTGAGGGAGCTCCCAGAACCTCTGATGAACTACCAGCTTTATGATGAATGGATCCAGGCATCCAG TGTGACAGACCCAGACAAGAGGCTCCAGGCACTCTGGGTTGTATGTGATAAGCTACCAAAGAACAACAAATCCAACCTGAG GTATCTGGTGAAGTTTTTAGCCAAACTGGCTCAGGACAGCGAGACAAACAAAATGACTGCTAGCAACCTCGCCATTGTCCTGGGACCCAATCTGCTCTGGGCCAAAACTGAGGG GAGTCTGGCTGAAATAGCTGCAGCTACCTCTGTGCACGTGGTGACCATCGTGGAGCCCATTATCCAGCATGCAGACTGGTTCTTTCCTGAGG AGGTGGACTTCAACGTGTCCGGCATGTTTGCAATGCCCATACCGGCATCAAACCACAACAATCACCTGGACTATGACTGCAGCACCATTGAGAGGAAGAGGCCTGGCAGTTCGATGGGACCAGAGAACGACACAACGCGCAAAGACAA CAACCCAAGGCTACGTGACTCCACATCCGGCCCGACCCCTCTGCTCCAGAGGAACGGCTCTGGAGGGGGGGGCCAGTCTGTAGGACACATGGGCACTGGGAGCTCTGGGGCTGGATCCAAGGGGCCCAGCCCTCACACGCTGCGCAGAG GTACCAAGaaacaggctcctccccctcctaaACCGGCAAACCCCCCTCCCAGCCAGCCCTTTAATTCAGTGAACCACGCCTCCTTGTCAGGCTCCTCCCAGTCCCTCAGCCCGACCCCCAGACCTCTGTCCAGCCACTCCCCCACCTCGCCCACCTCTCCGACCTCCCAGCCATGTGCCACGCCCAGACGCCACTCCAGCAACCAGCCACCGATCCAGGCGCCCAGCCACCCGCCCCCGGAGCCTCCGACACCGACCAGTCCCGTGATGCCGCTCGCATCGCTCGGCCAGTCCTCCGGGGACCAGCAGAGCTCGGACCCCTCGCCTCCGGGCACCCCGACCCCTCCGGACACCCCTCCGCCCTCCACCGCCACCCAGGATGCAGTCGCTCCTCCGTCCCCGTCTCCCTTCCAGTCGGGGTCTCTTCCCCGGCCGCGACCCGTCCCCAAGCCCCGGAACAGACCCAACATCCCACCGCCGCCTCAACCCGGCCCACTGACCGGAGACACTAATGGGATCTGTGCCACTGCATACAAGATGATGG ACCCGTCCATGTCTTTCAAAGGGCTGAGTCGAGCGTTGGTCCCTGAGTTTGCTGTAGAGCAGCAGCCAGCGATGAgcccttcatcttcctcctcctcctcatcatcctcctcctcctcctccatgccgCCTCCTCCCAAAGACTGTGACCTGGACACTGAGAGCACCGTCCTATAA
- the arhgap17a gene encoding rho GTPase-activating protein 17a isoform X2: MKKQFNRMKQLANQTVGRAEKTEVLSDDLLQIERRMELVRVVSHNTHKRMVSCLQGHIGADAEKRHKKLPLTALSQAMVEGGNQLGEDSLIGKMMEVCGEAENRLASELMQHELQIEKDVLDPLSQLAEVDIPNILKQRKQLAKLVLDYDSARARWLQATKSIISGTNTHALTAKADLLKEEVDEAMNKVELCKDQLAADMYSFFSKEGDYARYFVMLLEAQADYHRKSLTLLESVLPTIQAQQDSWTEKPAFGTGLDEHLKRCGREIALPLEACVMMLLETGMKEEGLFRIAAGASKLKKLKAALDCSTSQLEEFYSDPHAVAGALKSYLRELPEPLMNYQLYDEWIQASSVTDPDKRLQALWVVCDKLPKNNKSNLRYLVKFLAKLAQDSETNKMTASNLAIVLGPNLLWAKTEGSLAEIAAATSVHVVTIVEPIIQHADWFFPEEVDFNVSGMFAMPIPASNHNNHLDYDCSTIERKRPGSSMGPENDTTRKDNTPNKHSDHTLRRGSNTLGRKQHTSPAFQPPLPPVEAPGQGHGAGQVPQASAEPQPQAPPGGAGPDAGQHSLAQSLAALAAAQQLLAQHTEELSNPRLRDSTSGPTPLLQRNGSGGGGQSVGHMGTGSSGAGSKGPSPHTLRRGTKKQAPPPPKPANPPPSQPFNSVNHASLSGSSQSLSPTPRPLSSHSPTSPTSPTSQPCATPRRHSSNQPPIQAPSHPPPEPPTPTSPVMPLASLGQSSGDQQSSDPSPPGTPTPPDTPPPSTATQDAVAPPSPSPFQSGSLPRPRPVPKPRNRPNIPPPPQPGPLTGDTNGICATAYKMMDPSMSFKGLSRALVPEFAVEQQPAMSPSSSSSSSSSSSSSSMPPPPKDCDLDTESTVL, translated from the exons ATGAAGAAGCAGTTCAATCGGATGAAGCAGCTCGCGAATCAAACAGTTGGCAG AGCGGAGAAAACAGAAGTCCTCAGTGATGACCTCCTCCAG ATCGAACGGCGCATGGAGTTGGTGCGGGTGGTGTCCCACAACACGCACAAGAGGATGGTGTCCTGTCTACAGGGACACATCGGTGCGGACGCAGAGAAGAGACAT aaaaagCTCCCTCTGACAGCTTTGTCCCAAGCGATGGTGGAAGGTGGGAACCAACTGGGAGAAGACTCCTTGATAGG GAAGATGATGGAAGTGTGCGGTGAGGCAGAGAATCGTCTGGCATCAGAATTGATGCAACACGAGCTGCAGATAGAGAAGGACGTTCTGGATCCACTCAGCCAGCTAGCAGAG GTGGACATCCCCAACATCctgaagcagaggaaacagCTGGCCAAGTTAGTGCTGGACTACGATTCCGCCAGAGCAAG ATGGTTGCAGGCAACCAAGTCAATAATCTCAGGAACGAATACACATGCACTGACGGCCAAGGCTGACCTACtcaaggaggaggtggatgaggCCATGAATAAAGTGGAGCTTTGCAAG GATCAACTTGCTGCCGACATGTACAGTTTTTTCTCAAAGGAAGGCGACTATGCCCGTTACTTTGTAATG CTCTTAGAAGCTCAAGCTGATTACCACAGAAAGTCTCTCACTCTTCTGGAGAGCGTCTTGCCCACCATCCAGGCTCAACAAG ACTCGTGGACAGAGAAGCCTGCATTTGGCACGGGGCTGGATGAACACCTGAAGAGATGTGGAAGGGAGATCGCTCTGCCATTAGAGGCCTGCGTCATGATGCTTCTGGAGACTGGCATGaaggaagag gGTCTATTCAGAATCGCAGCAGGAGCGTCCAAGCTAAAGAAGCTAAAGGCGGCACTGGACTGTTCCACTTCCCAACTGGAGGAGTTCTACTCTGACCCCCACGCTGTTGCTG GAGCGCTGAAGTCCTACCTGAGGGAGCTCCCAGAACCTCTGATGAACTACCAGCTTTATGATGAATGGATCCAGGCATCCAG TGTGACAGACCCAGACAAGAGGCTCCAGGCACTCTGGGTTGTATGTGATAAGCTACCAAAGAACAACAAATCCAACCTGAG GTATCTGGTGAAGTTTTTAGCCAAACTGGCTCAGGACAGCGAGACAAACAAAATGACTGCTAGCAACCTCGCCATTGTCCTGGGACCCAATCTGCTCTGGGCCAAAACTGAGGG GAGTCTGGCTGAAATAGCTGCAGCTACCTCTGTGCACGTGGTGACCATCGTGGAGCCCATTATCCAGCATGCAGACTGGTTCTTTCCTGAGG AGGTGGACTTCAACGTGTCCGGCATGTTTGCAATGCCCATACCGGCATCAAACCACAACAATCACCTGGACTATGACTGCAGCACCATTGAGAGGAAGAGGCCTGGCAGTTCGATGGGACCAGAGAACGACACAACGCGCAAAGACAA CACCCCTAACAAGCACTCGGACCACACCCTCCGTAGAGGCAGTAACACCTTAGGTAGAAAGCAGCACACTTCACCTGCCTTCCAGCCCCCTTTACCCCCTGTGGAGGCTCCAGGGCAGGGGCACGGGGCTGGGCAGGTCCCCCAGGCCTCAGCCGAGCCCCAGCCACAAGCTCCTCCGGGGGGGGCTGGGCCTGACGCTGGCCAGCATAGCTTGGCGCAGAGTTTGGCTGCTCTcgcagcagctcagcagcttcTAGCCCAGCACACAGAAGAGCTCAG CAACCCAAGGCTACGTGACTCCACATCCGGCCCGACCCCTCTGCTCCAGAGGAACGGCTCTGGAGGGGGGGGCCAGTCTGTAGGACACATGGGCACTGGGAGCTCTGGGGCTGGATCCAAGGGGCCCAGCCCTCACACGCTGCGCAGAG GTACCAAGaaacaggctcctccccctcctaaACCGGCAAACCCCCCTCCCAGCCAGCCCTTTAATTCAGTGAACCACGCCTCCTTGTCAGGCTCCTCCCAGTCCCTCAGCCCGACCCCCAGACCTCTGTCCAGCCACTCCCCCACCTCGCCCACCTCTCCGACCTCCCAGCCATGTGCCACGCCCAGACGCCACTCCAGCAACCAGCCACCGATCCAGGCGCCCAGCCACCCGCCCCCGGAGCCTCCGACACCGACCAGTCCCGTGATGCCGCTCGCATCGCTCGGCCAGTCCTCCGGGGACCAGCAGAGCTCGGACCCCTCGCCTCCGGGCACCCCGACCCCTCCGGACACCCCTCCGCCCTCCACCGCCACCCAGGATGCAGTCGCTCCTCCGTCCCCGTCTCCCTTCCAGTCGGGGTCTCTTCCCCGGCCGCGACCCGTCCCCAAGCCCCGGAACAGACCCAACATCCCACCGCCGCCTCAACCCGGCCCACTGACCGGAGACACTAATGGGATCTGTGCCACTGCATACAAGATGATGG ACCCGTCCATGTCTTTCAAAGGGCTGAGTCGAGCGTTGGTCCCTGAGTTTGCTGTAGAGCAGCAGCCAGCGATGAgcccttcatcttcctcctcctcctcatcatcctcctcctcctcctccatgccgCCTCCTCCCAAAGACTGTGACCTGGACACTGAGAGCACCGTCCTATAA
- the arhgap17a gene encoding rho GTPase-activating protein 17a isoform X1, whose protein sequence is MKKQFNRMKQLANQTVGRAEKTEVLSDDLLQIERRMELVRVVSHNTHKRMVSCLQGHIGADAEKRHSVPRLYTGNGQKKLPLTALSQAMVEGGNQLGEDSLIGKMMEVCGEAENRLASELMQHELQIEKDVLDPLSQLAEVDIPNILKQRKQLAKLVLDYDSARARWLQATKSIISGTNTHALTAKADLLKEEVDEAMNKVELCKDQLAADMYSFFSKEGDYARYFVMLLEAQADYHRKSLTLLESVLPTIQAQQDSWTEKPAFGTGLDEHLKRCGREIALPLEACVMMLLETGMKEEGLFRIAAGASKLKKLKAALDCSTSQLEEFYSDPHAVAGALKSYLRELPEPLMNYQLYDEWIQASSVTDPDKRLQALWVVCDKLPKNNKSNLRYLVKFLAKLAQDSETNKMTASNLAIVLGPNLLWAKTEGSLAEIAAATSVHVVTIVEPIIQHADWFFPEEVDFNVSGMFAMPIPASNHNNHLDYDCSTIERKRPGSSMGPENDTTRKDNTPNKHSDHTLRRGSNTLGRKQHTSPAFQPPLPPVEAPGQGHGAGQVPQASAEPQPQAPPGGAGPDAGQHSLAQSLAALAAAQQLLAQHTEELSNPRLRDSTSGPTPLLQRNGSGGGGQSVGHMGTGSSGAGSKGPSPHTLRRGTKKQAPPPPKPANPPPSQPFNSVNHASLSGSSQSLSPTPRPLSSHSPTSPTSPTSQPCATPRRHSSNQPPIQAPSHPPPEPPTPTSPVMPLASLGQSSGDQQSSDPSPPGTPTPPDTPPPSTATQDAVAPPSPSPFQSGSLPRPRPVPKPRNRPNIPPPPQPGPLTGDTNGICATAYKMMDPSMSFKGLSRALVPEFAVEQQPAMSPSSSSSSSSSSSSSSMPPPPKDCDLDTESTVL, encoded by the exons ATGAAGAAGCAGTTCAATCGGATGAAGCAGCTCGCGAATCAAACAGTTGGCAG AGCGGAGAAAACAGAAGTCCTCAGTGATGACCTCCTCCAG ATCGAACGGCGCATGGAGTTGGTGCGGGTGGTGTCCCACAACACGCACAAGAGGATGGTGTCCTGTCTACAGGGACACATCGGTGCGGACGCAGAGAAGAGACAT TCCGTACCACGCCTCTATACAGGAAATGGTCAG aaaaagCTCCCTCTGACAGCTTTGTCCCAAGCGATGGTGGAAGGTGGGAACCAACTGGGAGAAGACTCCTTGATAGG GAAGATGATGGAAGTGTGCGGTGAGGCAGAGAATCGTCTGGCATCAGAATTGATGCAACACGAGCTGCAGATAGAGAAGGACGTTCTGGATCCACTCAGCCAGCTAGCAGAG GTGGACATCCCCAACATCctgaagcagaggaaacagCTGGCCAAGTTAGTGCTGGACTACGATTCCGCCAGAGCAAG ATGGTTGCAGGCAACCAAGTCAATAATCTCAGGAACGAATACACATGCACTGACGGCCAAGGCTGACCTACtcaaggaggaggtggatgaggCCATGAATAAAGTGGAGCTTTGCAAG GATCAACTTGCTGCCGACATGTACAGTTTTTTCTCAAAGGAAGGCGACTATGCCCGTTACTTTGTAATG CTCTTAGAAGCTCAAGCTGATTACCACAGAAAGTCTCTCACTCTTCTGGAGAGCGTCTTGCCCACCATCCAGGCTCAACAAG ACTCGTGGACAGAGAAGCCTGCATTTGGCACGGGGCTGGATGAACACCTGAAGAGATGTGGAAGGGAGATCGCTCTGCCATTAGAGGCCTGCGTCATGATGCTTCTGGAGACTGGCATGaaggaagag gGTCTATTCAGAATCGCAGCAGGAGCGTCCAAGCTAAAGAAGCTAAAGGCGGCACTGGACTGTTCCACTTCCCAACTGGAGGAGTTCTACTCTGACCCCCACGCTGTTGCTG GAGCGCTGAAGTCCTACCTGAGGGAGCTCCCAGAACCTCTGATGAACTACCAGCTTTATGATGAATGGATCCAGGCATCCAG TGTGACAGACCCAGACAAGAGGCTCCAGGCACTCTGGGTTGTATGTGATAAGCTACCAAAGAACAACAAATCCAACCTGAG GTATCTGGTGAAGTTTTTAGCCAAACTGGCTCAGGACAGCGAGACAAACAAAATGACTGCTAGCAACCTCGCCATTGTCCTGGGACCCAATCTGCTCTGGGCCAAAACTGAGGG GAGTCTGGCTGAAATAGCTGCAGCTACCTCTGTGCACGTGGTGACCATCGTGGAGCCCATTATCCAGCATGCAGACTGGTTCTTTCCTGAGG AGGTGGACTTCAACGTGTCCGGCATGTTTGCAATGCCCATACCGGCATCAAACCACAACAATCACCTGGACTATGACTGCAGCACCATTGAGAGGAAGAGGCCTGGCAGTTCGATGGGACCAGAGAACGACACAACGCGCAAAGACAA CACCCCTAACAAGCACTCGGACCACACCCTCCGTAGAGGCAGTAACACCTTAGGTAGAAAGCAGCACACTTCACCTGCCTTCCAGCCCCCTTTACCCCCTGTGGAGGCTCCAGGGCAGGGGCACGGGGCTGGGCAGGTCCCCCAGGCCTCAGCCGAGCCCCAGCCACAAGCTCCTCCGGGGGGGGCTGGGCCTGACGCTGGCCAGCATAGCTTGGCGCAGAGTTTGGCTGCTCTcgcagcagctcagcagcttcTAGCCCAGCACACAGAAGAGCTCAG CAACCCAAGGCTACGTGACTCCACATCCGGCCCGACCCCTCTGCTCCAGAGGAACGGCTCTGGAGGGGGGGGCCAGTCTGTAGGACACATGGGCACTGGGAGCTCTGGGGCTGGATCCAAGGGGCCCAGCCCTCACACGCTGCGCAGAG GTACCAAGaaacaggctcctccccctcctaaACCGGCAAACCCCCCTCCCAGCCAGCCCTTTAATTCAGTGAACCACGCCTCCTTGTCAGGCTCCTCCCAGTCCCTCAGCCCGACCCCCAGACCTCTGTCCAGCCACTCCCCCACCTCGCCCACCTCTCCGACCTCCCAGCCATGTGCCACGCCCAGACGCCACTCCAGCAACCAGCCACCGATCCAGGCGCCCAGCCACCCGCCCCCGGAGCCTCCGACACCGACCAGTCCCGTGATGCCGCTCGCATCGCTCGGCCAGTCCTCCGGGGACCAGCAGAGCTCGGACCCCTCGCCTCCGGGCACCCCGACCCCTCCGGACACCCCTCCGCCCTCCACCGCCACCCAGGATGCAGTCGCTCCTCCGTCCCCGTCTCCCTTCCAGTCGGGGTCTCTTCCCCGGCCGCGACCCGTCCCCAAGCCCCGGAACAGACCCAACATCCCACCGCCGCCTCAACCCGGCCCACTGACCGGAGACACTAATGGGATCTGTGCCACTGCATACAAGATGATGG ACCCGTCCATGTCTTTCAAAGGGCTGAGTCGAGCGTTGGTCCCTGAGTTTGCTGTAGAGCAGCAGCCAGCGATGAgcccttcatcttcctcctcctcctcatcatcctcctcctcctcctccatgccgCCTCCTCCCAAAGACTGTGACCTGGACACTGAGAGCACCGTCCTATAA